In Maridesulfovibrio sp., the genomic stretch ATACGCGGTAGAGAATCCGTGCGCCCAAGGTAACGGGATACAAATTCATTTATCAGCAGCGGTAAATCTTCGATCCTTTCCCGAAGAGGGGGAACATGGATGGGCAGGACATGCAAACGGAAAAAAAAGTCTGAACGCATCAATCCCTGCCGGACCAGTTCGCTGAGATCCCGGTTGGTGGCTGCAATCAACCTGAAATTGGAAGAACGTGGATCTGTTCCGCCCACCGGAGTATAAAGCCTGCTCTCAAGAGCACGCAGCAGCTTAACCTGCAAAGCCAGATCAATCTCGCCGACTTCATCAAGAAACAGAGTACCACCGTCAGCTGCGGCCAGATACCCCTGACGGTCTGACGTGGCTCCGGAGAATGCCCCTTTCACATGTCCGAAAAATTCACTCTCCATCAGGTTGGAAGGAATTGCTCCGCAGTTTACCGGTATATATGCTCCTTTCGATCCGCTTTGCTCATGAATGGTCTGGGCGACAAGATCCTTACCCGTTCCTGTTTCACCAAAAATAATCACGTTGGAATCACGCTTAGCGGCCTTCATAATCAGCTTGAAAACCTCACGCATGCCATTACTTTTGCCGATAATGCTACCGAACTTGAAACGGTCCTCAAATGTGCCGCGCAAACGCTGATTTTCTTGTAGCAACTCATATTCACGCAATTTCTGGGCACTCACATCGACCATGATTCCTTCAAGATAAATGGGAATTCCCTCTTCATCATAAAGGCACTCACCCTGATCCCATATCCACTTCTGACGGTCTGAATCGAGACAGACGCGATATAGAAGTTTATACGGACGGCGGCTCTGGATTGCGGCATCCTGCTCTGTACGCATAGATCTGAGGTCGTCAGGATGGGCCAGAGTTTCCATCACGTTGGTTTCCTGATCTGTGAAAAACTCCGGAACTACACCAAAAAGCTCATTGCACCCCTTACTGACAAAAACAAGAGTCGGGTTCCAATTTTCATCCAGTTTACAGCGGTAAACCATACCCGGAAGGTTGTTGAAAAGCCTGGTCAACTGAAGCTTGCTTTCCTTCAACTCTTTTGCGGTTTCCTTGAAAGACTTGACCTGCTCCTCGAGGATGCGGCATTTCTCGAAAAGATCATCATATGTAGGTTTAGACATTCTCCCTTCCTCCTGCAAAGACATGCGACATATATGTCACGACACCTATGACATCAAATGATTTAGAGCAAGAAATAAAGCATACAATAATATACGGAATACATTGGTCAAAAAAAACGGCTGCCCTTTTTAAAGAACAGCCCAATGTAACTATTATGCATTATGAAGTTTATCCAGACCGTACTCAGTAATACGATAAACGGTAACAAGCTCTCCGGCATCACCAGCGTGAGAACCTTCTTCGTAAATGATACCTCTATCTTTCAATGACTTGAGATGTTCGTCAATGGTCGAAACCGAACAATACTCTTCGCCGGAATAATACGCGCAGACAAGCTCATGGATGCCTTTCACATCAAGGGCTTCACCGTTACTGAAAAGACCGGCAATATAGAGTTTAAGAGGATTCTGAGCTGTCATATTCATATCATTTTCTCCTTAGTCTTCATTACGCAGGTTGATCATGTACTTGGATGGCCCCACAACCATGATCATGCCGACGGTGATAATTGCTGCTCCAATGAGCAGGGATGAAGTAATTTCGACCTCTGCAAGCAACTAGCTTAAAAAAATTCCACACAGAGAATAAATAATATTAATGGCCTTGGCCCTGCTGACACCGGTCATGTTCACAGCCCGATTCCCGCAGAGGTAAGAAAGCGCTCCGTCAATTTTAGCGCCCAGAAAAGTTAATAAAAGGGCCGGATTAATCCGGCCCTGAATCAACTTCCATAAAAACAGGCAGAAAATCTGAAAAGACCTGCCGCACGGAGTAAGGAAGAGTACGTAAGCTGTAATATTGCTTGGATACATATCCGTGATCTGCTCAACCTTTCCCCCAGACATGCAGCTGACGACTATGCGCAGTCGTGCTTGTCCCAAGGCTCGCGGTTGTCACGCTGAAGGGCTACTTCCATACGAGCGAGTGCTTCTTTGAGCTTGGTTACTTCTTTAATCTTCATGTTGGGATCTTTCAGGATCTGGTAGAGAACTCCACCTGTGCAGTCCGCAGTAACAGGCAGATCAGCAACGTAGCAGATGGTTGCGATGATATCAGCAGCATTTGCGGAACGATCAACAGTACCAGCTTTCTTGTTTACACCGAGACCTGCGAAATAAAGACCGTTGTTGGAAGCGATAACGATCAAGGTACGGCGGTCCGCAGCGTCGGAGATTACTTCAAGGGCAGCTTCAAGAGCGGCACCATCAACATCACCGAGCTCGACAATTGCACAAGCGCCATCTTCTTCAAAAACTTTTGCGATGCCTTCAGGGGCAACAACAGCTGCGCCTTCAATTTTGGAAACTGCTTCAACTACACCGGTATTGTCGAAGGAAGACACGCATGCTGTCTTTTTCATAAATTTTGTCAGGGCTGCACCATCCGCGTCTACTGCGGCGGAACCACAAACAACAAGAATTACTTTTTTATCTGCCATTTCATTTTCTCCTAAATAATCTTTATATTTTACAGGTAGTTCGTTCTGAAAACCTATTTATTTTTATCTCTTTATTTTACTCAATATATGCAATTAAACAGCTGATCCTGCGGCCTTTACCTGACTGAAAATTACAAACCTAAAAGTTTGGAGACTATCAGGCTTCTGGAATTATCTGCATATTTACCGATCAGACAGCAGAAACTTTAAAATTCTTGGCAAGCTCATTGTGATCACTCAATCCGGGGCAAGAGGCAGGGCCTCTTCAATGGTTACCCCCTGCTTAACAATATATACGGCATCACCGATAAGCAGCAGCGCCTTGCCGCCTTGCCTCTTGTTTTGGCAGTGGGGCCAAAATTTTCTTCCTTCCGGCTCTTTATCTACGATGTCCCCCCGAGCCCGCCTGCGGTGCGGCGTAATCCAATCATGGGCGGACTGGAAAACCGCACCGCATAAGCGGAATCGGGTGTGAATTGACCTTGGGGGGTCAAAGAATATTACTTGTCGCCTTCGAATATCTGGTAGCAGACTGCACCTTCGGTATCTGCGGGAACCGGGTTGCCGGTTGCGTGACAGAAAGTAGGAACAACGTCAGCCAGCCAGCGGGGACGATCGTATACGTAACCCTGTTTAACGCCGGGACCACGCCAGATCATAACGTTTTTCAGGGAACCGCATCCGGACTCACCGGTAGGGAAACCGTAGCCGTGCTCAGCCATGTATTCGGGCTTGAGAACGTAAACAACGTCACCGGCCTGCTCGCCTCCCATACCGAAAACTTTAGCGTCTTCTTTGGGAATAGCGCACATTACCGGACGCTCACCGGTTTCAGGGTGTTTGTAATCGTAGAGAGCGTCGATGATTTCATCACGTACTTTTTCGTAATCTTCATCCTCAACAATACCGCCGGGGTACTTGGACTTGAGGTTTACGTATACGAACATGTAACGCTGCGGCACAGCCTTGGATTTCTCAGGAATAAGGTCGTAGTTGAATCCTTCGGACTCTTCCCACACGGAACCGGCTTTATCAGCGCTACGAGCTTCGTAAGCGGTCAGTCCGGCCTGTTTGAGAGCTTCAGCGGTGTTAAGAATCGGTCCGATGGGGGTTGCGCCGTGGTCAGAAATTACACAAGTCAGTGTATCTTCAGGCATGTTTTCCATCATGATACCGAGAAACTTGTCTTCAATCTGGTAGATAGCACGCTCAAGATTAAGTGCATGTTCACGAATGGTTTCATCTTCGCTATCCATCTTATCGAGGAAGCCATGGTAGAACCAGTCAATGAGATGGGTATGCATGTAAAGCAGTTCCCAATCCTGATTGTCTCTCATGAGAGTGGTGATAACTTCAGTCAACCACTCGGAGTGGAACTGAGCCAGCTCAACGATGGTTTCATCATCAATGATGCCGTTGGCATGGCCAACAAAACCCATGTCGTTAGCAATGATGTTTTTGGAGAAATCTACATTCTTAAGTGCATCAGCAGGTGCGCAGTAGCCTTTGGTTCCGTTGATACCGGAAATGTAGAGCTTGAACTCTTCAGCGTCATCAGAAAGTTCCATCAGTTTGCAACGGAAGTAACCGGGCTCAATGCGGCCGTCAGATTCGATAGCGAACTGATATTCGATTACATCAGACCACTCGCGCAGCTTGATGGTGAAAAATGCTTTGGAAAAATCTTTTTCAGGGCAAAGTGCGAAGATATCATAACCGTCATCTTCGGATTCCCAGGTCAAACCGTACCATGTCTGGGGCTTGAGGGGATCCATGGCATGGCCGAATTCCATGGGAATAACCATTTCCAGAGGTTCCAGATCTTCAATCTCTTCAGGAATGTTTTTCCAGCCTTCAGCTTCTTCGAAACGAGCCTGAATACCGATCGGATAATAATCAGTAGCTACGCAGGATTCAGCGCAAAGCCATTCTTTGTGTTCGTAACCTTCGATCTGCCAGCGGTGCTCTGCAGAGGAAAGGCCTTCACCCTGAACCATGATGCCGTTTTCCATTTTGGAAGGCCAGGAAGTGGGGTAGTTGACAACAAGAGATTTCTTTCCAGCTTTATCCCATGCGTCCCAAATGGTCTGCGCAGTAAGCATCTGAGAACCGAAAGCCTGTACACACTTGGAGAAGTGCAGGGACTCTCCTTCGTTGTAATAGTAATAGTCCTCTACTCCATGAGTACGCGGGAATGCACCGGTGCAGATAGTAGCCCAGGACGGAGGGGTGACTGTAGGCATATTGTAGCCTTCAGTCATGTATGAGCCTTCGGCCTTGAACTTTTTAAAGTTGGGCAGTGCGCCTTCTTCGATAAGAGCTTCAAGTCTCTTGGGAATAGCGCAGTCAAATCCGAGTAATGCTACTCTTTTAGCTTGTTCTGCCATTTTAAATCTCCTTTTATTTCAACTACTTATAATTTTTGCCTTACGTAAAGAAAGCCCCCCGGATGGTTACCCATTAGGCCCGAAGGACCTTTCCTTTGCTACGCTAGGTTATTTATTTTTTTGGTGTGCAGCACATCATAAGTGCGTTGTCTTCTTTGACCATCTTAAACCATGCCGCTACCGCAAAAGCGATGGGGATGAGCATAAGTGCGCCTGAGAAGTTAGCGAAAATCTTAACCGGCCCAAGACCGCCCATGGTGATGGCCGCAAGTGCCAGACCGGCCTGAACAATAGCCCAGTAAAAACGATGACCGCGAGTAGGTTCGTGTCCTGGAACCAGACGAGTGGTCGCAGAACAGGAAATTACATATGCGCAGGAGTCGACACTGGTTGCCAGGAAGATGGTTGAAAAGATGCAGTAACCGATAAGAACGAAGCTACCTGCAGGCAGAGTGCTGAGCACTGCAACCAGAGCAGCCGGACCACCGCTTGCCTTAAGTACGCCGACAGCATCGACAACACCGGTAAGCTGAGCCCACATGGTGTAACCACCGAATACCGCATGGATCATGTAGGAACCGGCTATACCACCGGCAAGCCCCATGCCGATAACGTTTCTTACAGTTCGCCCTCGGGAGATGCGAGCAATGAACAATCCCATGAACGGACCGTAGGAAGCCATCCACAGAGCATAAAAGATAGTCCAATCCTGAGGGAAGGTGCCTTCAGTATAAGGATCTGTCCAGAAGATCATATCCCAGAAATTACCGACCATATGACCGAAGGAGCTTGTGAAGTTATCCATAATGAAAACGGTGGGACCTGCAACAAGGCAGAAAAACACCATGGACAGAGCGATAACAACGTTAGCATCGGAAAGAAGCTTAATACCTTTGTTCAAGCCCATGGAAACACTGGCGGTAAAGATAACGGCACTGATAGCGAGAATGATCATCTCGAGAGTAAAGCTGGGTTCGATACCGAGAGTCTGTGCTAAAGCATGGTTAACGATAGGAACAGACACACCCATAACAGCGGCATTGGAAAACATGAGACCGATGATGAAGAAAATCTCGATTCCCTTGCCGATGCCGCCGTTAACCTTATCGCCGAGAATAGGCTCTGCTGCTGCGCTGATCCGAAGTACAGGCTTTTTACGCTTGTAAAACATGTAGCAGATAGGCAGTGCAGTTACCATGTACCAAGGCCAGGTAACCGGGCCCCAATGCAACAGAACATAAGACATCGCCCACTCGAAAGACTCCCTGCTCAGTGGTTCTGCAAACTTTGGGGGATAAGCAAGGTTGAACAGAGGCTCAACAATGGACCAGAACATAACCGCACCGGCAACACCGGAGCAGAACATCATTGCAATCCACGAAAAGTTATTAAATTCAGGCTTTTCATTTTCATCTCCAAACTTAATGTTGCCGTAGCTGGAGAACATGAAAAACACGCACAGGATCATCATACCTACGGTTACCCACAGATAGAGTGTTCCGGTGTTGTGAGTGAATACAGAGTATGCGGCCTTGAGGACCTTTTCACTGGTTTCGGTAAACAGGATTGAACATGCAATGATACCAAGAAGCACCAAGGTAGCCGGGACCAATATCTTTAAATCCGGACGAAGATCCGCTCCTTCGCCTTTTATACTTGTAGCCATACTTCCTCCCTTTAAGTAAGTACGCTTGCAACTCTTTTATATTTCTAAATCTTGATTAAAGAGCCTAGGTTGATTGTGCTATTGCAACTACCGACCTAAACGGCAGTCACCCCTTAAGGCATGGATCCATTCATGCGTCTGCAGCCGCACGGCGACCATACAGCAATTAGCGGGCCAAACCAGTAAGGACTCACGAAAACCAGCGCAGGACTTGTGAAAGTTTGATCAATGCCCTTAATAGACATTTCTCCACGCATGCGACGCGAGTGTCGTAAAAAAGAGTCTTTGACGATGCCCATCCGCAAAAACAAAAGCCGGAACCCTGCTATGACAACCATGTCGCCACGCAACAAAAAGTGTCGCGATTGAATTGGGGCTTACAAGTCACGGCGGTGATGTTTACTTAATTCCTCTAAGCAAAAGCAAAAAAGAACATAGTCTGCAAATAATGACCGCCTACAATCCCACACTATACAATTTTACGAAAACACATATTAACACTAAGTGGGCATGTGTTATTCCAAACATACGATTACAACTATAACATCTCTAAGTTTTTGTTAAAATGAACACGGACAATATCCTTAATCCAGAGCAGACAATCTTATGCATATTAGAAGTTTATTTAGATTTTATTCCCGCTTTTGCTCAGAGAAAACGCTGTTGAGGGGCAAAAACTAAAGACTAAGGAAAGAGAATAGGCTTAAACATGAGAAGAAAAGCGTGGCTGTGACAAAAGGTATTCTGGTCGAGGCCGATATCACCTCAAGCAGTTTTTTACTTGGAGTAAGGGGCAATAACGTTGATAGGACCCGAGGCAATATTGCCCCGGCACCAATACTGAAAACGGGATAAGACAGAGAAGATTACTGTTTTTGAACAGGATGTCGCAGAGCTGAAATGAAGACTAAAATTGAAGCTAACCCTCAAAAGCAGATATGACAACAGACTATCTCATGAATAACATACCGGAATGCAATCTTTTTCGAGGTTCAGTGCAGCTTCATGCTCCAGCTGTGCACCTGCGTAACAACCTGAAAAAAAATACTTATTCCTGAAAAACAACATGTTATGACAGATAAAGAGATAACAATACCCCACCATACGACTCATATCTATTGCCTCTCGTTGCTAAGAACAATATCAATTCCCTCCGGGGTTCTTATCAACTTCGGTGATGATATTCTGTCTGCCGTACGATTCCTGAAATGAAAAACCAACCTTAAGCGGTCGGAGTGCCGCCCCAGAACAACATGCTCAATGAATCCGGAAACGAAATCTGTGTCTCTGGCTACTGAATAACGCCAGCTTCCGCGCAAATCAGTGACCAGCCTTGCCGGATTCTCCATGCGGAAATATGTTACCCGGCCCACCTCGCGTGAAGTCCGCAGCCGGGCTAAAAATTCACCTCCGCTTTCTGTGAACTCGATTTTATCCAGTAGACCAACTCCATCCGGAA encodes the following:
- a CDS encoding BCCT family transporter, whose translation is MATSIKGEGADLRPDLKILVPATLVLLGIIACSILFTETSEKVLKAAYSVFTHNTGTLYLWVTVGMMILCVFFMFSSYGNIKFGDENEKPEFNNFSWIAMMFCSGVAGAVMFWSIVEPLFNLAYPPKFAEPLSRESFEWAMSYVLLHWGPVTWPWYMVTALPICYMFYKRKKPVLRISAAAEPILGDKVNGGIGKGIEIFFIIGLMFSNAAVMGVSVPIVNHALAQTLGIEPSFTLEMIILAISAVIFTASVSMGLNKGIKLLSDANVVIALSMVFFCLVAGPTVFIMDNFTSSFGHMVGNFWDMIFWTDPYTEGTFPQDWTIFYALWMASYGPFMGLFIARISRGRTVRNVIGMGLAGGIAGSYMIHAVFGGYTMWAQLTGVVDAVGVLKASGGPAALVAVLSTLPAGSFVLIGYCIFSTIFLATSVDSCAYVISCSATTRLVPGHEPTRGHRFYWAIVQAGLALAAITMGGLGPVKIFANFSGALMLIPIAFAVAAWFKMVKEDNALMMCCTPKK
- a CDS encoding alkaline phosphatase family protein yields the protein MAEQAKRVALLGFDCAIPKRLEALIEEGALPNFKKFKAEGSYMTEGYNMPTVTPPSWATICTGAFPRTHGVEDYYYYNEGESLHFSKCVQAFGSQMLTAQTIWDAWDKAGKKSLVVNYPTSWPSKMENGIMVQGEGLSSAEHRWQIEGYEHKEWLCAESCVATDYYPIGIQARFEEAEGWKNIPEEIEDLEPLEMVIPMEFGHAMDPLKPQTWYGLTWESEDDGYDIFALCPEKDFSKAFFTIKLREWSDVIEYQFAIESDGRIEPGYFRCKLMELSDDAEEFKLYISGINGTKGYCAPADALKNVDFSKNIIANDMGFVGHANGIIDDETIVELAQFHSEWLTEVITTLMRDNQDWELLYMHTHLIDWFYHGFLDKMDSEDETIREHALNLERAIYQIEDKFLGIMMENMPEDTLTCVISDHGATPIGPILNTAEALKQAGLTAYEARSADKAGSVWEESEGFNYDLIPEKSKAVPQRYMFVYVNLKSKYPGGIVEDEDYEKVRDEIIDALYDYKHPETGERPVMCAIPKEDAKVFGMGGEQAGDVVYVLKPEYMAEHGYGFPTGESGCGSLKNVMIWRGPGVKQGYVYDRPRWLADVVPTFCHATGNPVPADTEGAVCYQIFEGDK
- a CDS encoding sigma 54-interacting transcriptional regulator gives rise to the protein MSKPTYDDLFEKCRILEEQVKSFKETAKELKESKLQLTRLFNNLPGMVYRCKLDENWNPTLVFVSKGCNELFGVVPEFFTDQETNVMETLAHPDDLRSMRTEQDAAIQSRRPYKLLYRVCLDSDRQKWIWDQGECLYDEEGIPIYLEGIMVDVSAQKLREYELLQENQRLRGTFEDRFKFGSIIGKSNGMREVFKLIMKAAKRDSNVIIFGETGTGKDLVAQTIHEQSGSKGAYIPVNCGAIPSNLMESEFFGHVKGAFSGATSDRQGYLAAADGGTLFLDEVGEIDLALQVKLLRALESRLYTPVGGTDPRSSNFRLIAATNRDLSELVRQGLMRSDFFFRLHVLPIHVPPLRERIEDLPLLINEFVSRYLGRTDSLPRIPGKIRAAMDSHDWPGNVRELQNVLERYLTFGEMVFSDLGIHPHEGRSDVSEAMSLVGPGATFGESVDAFERHILLKALERNHWKRGITASELGLNMRTMQRKLKKYGL